Part of the Agrobacterium fabrum str. C58 genome is shown below.
TGAGAATAGGTGTAGAACGTATAGGAAGTTACTGACATCATTCCTCTCCCCTGGTTTGTCTGTCACGTTTTCAGATCAGCTTTCTTCTGATTGCGAGGGCGGTGAGATGGGCCTTGCTGCGAACGTCGAAGCGCTTCATGGCCTCGCGGAGCTTGACACGGACGCTGTTGTACTTGACGCCCTCCACGTCTGCGACTTCCTCCATTGTCATGCCGACGGCGATCCATCTGAGATAGGTCGCCTCTTTCGGATCGAGCCAGGCGGCATCTTCCACTGTCGGAGTGGTCTGAAGGAAAGAGATGCGGGCATGGAGCTGCCCGACGGCGCCCGCGGCTGCGGCCGCGTCGATCTCACGGTCGAGGTCGATCGCCGGCCTTTCCGACGCCAGCGTGAACATCGACATTGATCCGTTGGCGGTCTTGATCGGAATGGTGATGCCGGAGCGGATGCCGAAATCGGCCGCATGCGCGTAGAAGGCACGCTCTTCCTTCGATAGCCGCGATCGTTCCTGTTCGCCGGACCAGGCAAAGACGTGCTTCCTGGATTTCGCGCGCTTGACGACCGGATCGAGCTTGTCGAAGTTGTTCTCGAAGTAAGCCGATCGCCAGTCACGATGATAATTGGTGACCGCGATGGTGTGTTTGTGCTGGATATGGAGATAGGCATAGCCGGTGAAGCCGAAATGTTCGGCAAGGTCGGCAAGGCCATCCTTCAGGATGCACTCGTCGCCCTGAATTGCGGCAAGATCGGTCAACTTGTCCAGCCAGTGCTGCATTCCATACCCCCATATGCTGGTGTGCGATGCCTACTCTAACGTTTGCTCCCAGCAGCCGACCGCCGGGCTGAATCTGCTTTCATCCTCTTTTACCCAGACAACTCAGGCTGAGCCGAAGCATTTTTCCACGAGGCATACATGCTCCAACGCTTCACGAATATCCGTACTATCCCCCTGTACATGCTATCGAGCCGGGGAAGCGGCACTTGCGTGCAGTTCACTCGACGATCTGCATCTCGCTCTGACCAGATGCGGCAATGCTCGCCTTGCGGTCGGCAAATGAGATCTTCAATTCAGCAAAAGCATCGCCGTGTTGCCATGAAAGCACCAACGCTCCGGCATCAGCAATGGTGGCCTTGAGCGCTCCACCGAAGGCGGGATGGGTGTTCCTGAAACGGATCAGATTTGAAAGGCGATGGAAGAGCGGCGTCTCAAGGGCCGTACCGATTTCGTCGTTGCCGTAATAGTGCCGGTTAATGTCACGCCCCACGCCCGTTTTGGCGAGCAGGTCCATATCGTTTACGCCGCCCAATAAACCGACATAATAGACTTGCGGAATTCCTGGAGCAAAAAACTGAATTGCCCGAGCGATGAGATAATCATTATCGTTGCGACCAAGCGCGTCATAGTAGGTGCAGTTTACCTGATAAAGGTCCAGATTCGATGCAGCGGCCCCCGTCGCCTGGCGGCTCTGGCCATCCGATCGCCTATGGATCTCTCCCACAAGATTGTCGATCGCCTGGGGTTCGAGGAGGCCCGCCCGGCCGTCGCTATGGGCACCGACATCTATAACGCCAATCCCGTCATGGGTGTCGAGAACGGTGATCGCGTTACGGGGGCTTATTGCCAGCCACTTTGCCAGCGGCGTGGCGTCTCCCGTAAACAATGCATGCAAGATGAGCGGTGGTAGTGCGAAATCGTACACCCGGTCGACCTTCTTCGCGATCTCGATTTGGTCACGATGATAACTATGAATCTCGACCAGAACCTCCATGCCGCGGTTGCGGGCCTTTCCAGCCACTTCTTCGAGGAATGCGTAGGTATCGTCGATCATGAAGCAACTGCTGCCCGCTTTCTTGATCGCGTATCCCGCGGCGTCGAGGCGGATCGCCGTCACATTCGCCTCCGAAAAGCGATCGAGGATCGTTTCGAGATAGGTTGTGCCTTTGGCGCTGTGGACATCGATGTCGATCTGCTCCGGTGTGAAGGTTGTCCAGAGCATCCGCTGAGTACCATCAGCCAGGGTCACCTTCGAAAACGGTAAACCGGGGCGCGGTCGATAGATCCTCAGAAGGTCTTCTTCGGTGGCGCCATCGGGAAATACCTTATCGAACGTCATGAACATGTCGGCAAATTCGGACGCCGAACCCTTGGCAATGAAGTCCGTGAATGCGCCGGATTGCGATGAGACATGGTTGACGATAAGATCGGCCATGATTTCCACGGATCCCGACAAAGCCCGCACATCCTCCCAGTCGCCGAGGCGCGGATCGACGATCGTGTGATCTGTTGGATCGAATCCGGCATCAGCGCCATCGATCGGATTGAAGAAAGGCAAGACATGGACGCCGCCGAACAGGCCAGCGAACTTGCCATCGACCAGTTCCTTCAATTGCCTGAAACCACCTCTGGTCAGGCGGTCAACATAGGTGATAAACTGCACTTTGTTTTGCATTTCAATTTCCAGTATGTGTCGTCTTACGAGGACGAGTTGATTTTCTTTCACTCAGTCTGCAGAGCCGCCCGCGATGAGACGGCTCTCGCCCAGTAATCCTTGCTCGTCCATGATCGGGTGAGCAACCGAGACGATATGCGCGTTGATCCGCTTGAGATCACGCAAGATGTCGAGGTGAAGCGAGCTGGTTTGAAGGCTGTCGGTGCGCCCGTCGCGCAGACGTTCCAGGTGGCGCTCGGAAGACTGTTTTTCCATGTGCCGGACTTCGACTTTCCGCTCCATGAGCTGACGCGCGAGATTGATGTCCCGGGTGATAAGGATTGTTTGTGCGATCCGGAGATTATCGACGGTGAGCTGGAAGAGTTGTGTTAGTTCGGAGAAGCCGTCATCAGAGAATTTCAAACCGTGGGCGATCTTCTTCGTGACCTCGGGCAGCAGACCTTTCTCGACAATATCCCCGATATGTTCGAGGTTGATGGCGTAGTCGATGATGACGATCGAGCGTCGGCCTTCGTCTTCCGACAGTCCAGTACGGCCGAGTTTCGATAAGTAGACCTTGACCTCCTGCTGTAACCGGTCGACCTGGCGCTCAAGCTGCGCAATATCCTTCAATCTCGCGGCGTTGTTCTGTTGGAACGCGTCCGACACTCTCAAGAGCATTCTTTCGATCAGGTCTCCAACGCCAAGCACTTCGCGTGCAGCACTCGTCAGTGCTACGACTGGTGTTGATAGCTCATCCGGATCGAGGAATTTCGGTGTGTTGTCAGCCTGTTCGGACGCGGGGATGAGGACCCCCATCCACCGTGCAAGAAGGCGGGAAAACGGCATGGCCAGGAGAGCCAGGCCGATATTTAACGCGAGATGCGCGTCCACGGGAAGTTTGGACGCTGGGACCGGCAACATCGAAAGCCAGCTGGCCAAAATATCGGCCACTGGCAGGATCAGCAGGCAGCCGATTGCCCGGACAATCAGATTGCCTAGTGTGACCCGCCTGGCCGCCGCCGATGCTGATAACGACGCGATCACCGGAGGTATTGCGCCACCGAAATTGGCTCCAAGAACCAGCGCTACGACAAGCCCGCCAGAGAGGATTCCGGTGGAGGTCAACGACAAAATCAGAACGACCGCAGCCAAGCTTGAAGATGACGCGAATGCGATGGCCGCGGAAAAGATCATCGCGACCGGCCAGGCGTTTTCAAGCAGGCCGATAAACGCTGCGAGCGCCGGCGAATGGCGAAGCGGCTCGGTCGCGTTGCTGAGTAGGTGTAGTGACAGCAGCATCAGCGCGATACCGAGCAACGCTGTTCCGGCGCCCTGCCTGGAGGTCGAACCGCCTCGATAGAGAATGATGCCGACGAAGAGTAGGGCAGGGGACACCCATTCGATGCCCGTTGCGACGATCCAGGCGGTGACCGCCGTTCCGACATTGGCGCCGAGGAGGACGACCTGCGCCATGCGAGGCTTGATAAGCTCTCGTTCCACAAACGAGGAGACCATCAGCGCCGTCGCTGTAGAACTCTGAAGCGCGACTGTGGCGACGAACCCTGATAGAAACGACCGGGCGCTGCTTTTCGTGCCGGAGGCGAGGCCCGTTCGCAATCTGGCCCCAAGCGCACGGGAGGCTCCGTCCTTCACCTGGGCCAGGCCGAACAGCAGCAACGCGACGGCGCCGCAGAGATTTATGAGAACGATTGTCGATTCCAAGTCGCGCCTCTCGCTAATTCTGTTGGAAGTAAGCCTTGATCAGCGAAGCGGCTGCTCGCAACAGAGATCGGCCAGACGGGTGCCGTCTTGATTTGTCTCGAGAGGGAAGCGGTTCTCGTCGCAGACCTTGTCCAGCTTGCGGTTGATGAGGGTGCCGGTGGGCGAGCAGGGAGGAGAGCTGCCCACCGGCATCTTGCCCGCGCCGTATCGCAGGCAAGATGAATTCCAACTGGTTTCGTATTGTGGTCGTGCGGAGTAGCGCTGATCCGCGCCGGTTTTGTTGACGGCAGTTCGACATTGAATGAGTCATCACTCCTCCTAGAAGCTTACGATTTTGGTGCGGTGCGAAAGTGAGCGATTTCGATCACACTAACAAAGGCTTCCGCTTAGCTACCCGAAGCTTCTTGATCCCCAACAATGCGTAATCGTTTGTAATGTATTGTTGCGTTGCAACAAAACTGTCACCAAACTTTCATTTGACGAAGAACGATTACGCTCATAGTATGAGCGATATAGACCATTTCTTGTTGGAAGGGAAGCGTTGGTGTTCAACTCAACTCAGGACCGCCAGGCGAAAATCGTTGAGCTTTTGCGCGATGAGCAGTTTTTGGCTATCGGCAGATTGACGGAGCACTTCCAGATTTCGGTGGCCACTGCGAGGCGCGACTTGAGCGAACTCCACGAGGCCGGACTCTTGCGTCGAACTCACGGCGGTGCGGTCAGCGTCACGCAGGTTACACAGGACAAGCCGAACGCTGCCCGCGCCGTCTGGAATCGGGCGGAGAAGGCGGCCATAGCCGGAGTCGTTGCCGGTATGATCGTCGAGGGTGACACGGTTCTTCTGGACGCCGGTACAACTGCGCTGGAAGTTGCCAAGAAGCTCGCTGACCGCAGAAACCTCACCTTCATCTCGAATGGTCTCGACATTGTCGAGGAATTGACGAGAGGGGAGGGCAAAAGCATCTATTCGGTCGGGGGCGAGTATACCGAAACGAACCGCTCCTTCCGCGGCCCTTTGGCGGAGCAGTTTATCCGCCAGTTCAATGTCGACAAACTCATTCTCAACGCGGCGTCGATCGATGTTGATCGCGGATTGATCTGTACGTCGTCGCCCGTGAACGCGAGTGTCGCTCGCGCCATGATCGAAGTTTCGAGCCGCGTGATCGTCGTCGCGGATCATTCGAAATTCACAAAATCGAGCCTCTCGGTGACGGCCAGGATCGAGGATGTCGGCGTGATCGTCACCGACTCTGGAACCCGAACCATCATTGAGACAATACCGGAAAAGCTGCGGAAGAAGTTCGTTGTTGCGAACTAGGTTCGACGGCCGCGCGCGAATTAAAGCCTCATTCAACAGAGCTGGGAGGAAAACCACATGCTTAAGACCAATCGCAGGAATTTTATGATGGGCACCGCGGCGATAGCGGTCGCTTCAACTGCCGGTGCGAAGTTCACCTTCGCGCAAGAACGCCGGGCGCTTCGCCTGGGTGTGAACGGATTGCCGAACTCGCTGGAGCCGGTCAATGCAATCAGCAATGTCGGCCCGCGTATCGTCAACCAGATATTCGACACGCTGATAGCGCGCGATTTTTTCGCGAAGGGAGCTCCCGGCAATGCCATCGACCTCGTTCCGGCACTTGCCGAGAGCTGGGAGCGCATCGATGAGAAATCGGTTCGCTTCAAGCTGCGGCAGAAGGTCATGTTCCACGATGGTGTTGAACTGACCGCGGACGATGTCGCATACACCTTTTCTTCCGAACGCCTTTGGGGTCCCGAAGCGATCAAGAAAATCCCGCTTGGGAAATCCTATTCGCTTGATTTCGATGAGCCCGTGGTCGAGGACAAATACACAGTCACACTTCGCACAAAGACCCCGAGCTATCTCATCGAGACCTTCGTCGCATCCTGGATGAGCCGCATTGTTCCCAAAGAATACTACAAGAAACTGGGAGCAGTAGATTTCGGTAACAAGCCCGTTGGAACAGGCCCGTACAAGTTCGTGGAATTTGTTGCCGGCGACCGTGTGGTGCTGGAAGCCAACGACGCCTACTGGGGTCCAAAGCCGACTGCATCGAAGATCACCTACCAGATCGTCGCAGAGCCAGCCACACGCGTCGCGGGTCTGATCAGCGGTGAATACGATATCATCACTACCCTGACGCCGGACGACATTCAGCTGATAAATAGCTATCCAGACCTCGAAACGCGCGGGACGCTCATCGAAAACTTCCACATGTTCACCTTCAATATGAACCAAGAAGTTTTCAAGGATAAGAAGCTTCGGCGCGCTCTTGCTCTGGCTGTCAACCGGCCAATCATGGTTGAAGCGCTCTGGAAGAAACAAGCATCTATCCCGGCCGGCTTCAATTTCCCGAACTATGGGGAAACCTTCGATCCAAAGCGTAAGGCCATGGAATATAATGTCGAGGAGGCCAAGCGTCTCGTCAAGGAGAGCGGCTACGATGGAACGCCGATCACCTATCACACGATGGGCAACTATTATGCCAACGCCATGCCTGCGTTGATGATGATGATCGAAATGTGGAAGCAGATCGGTGTGAACGTGGTCATGAAAACCTACGCACCGGGTAGCTTCCCCCCGGACAACCAGACCTGGATGAGAAACTGGTCCAACGGCCAATGGATGACCGATGCCTACGCCACGATCGTCCCCGAATTCGGGCCGAATGGTCAGGTTCAAAAGCGTTGGGGTTGGAAGGCGCCGGCCGAGTTCAACGAATTATGTCAGAAGGTCACGGTTCTGCCGAATGGCAAGGAGCGCTTCGACGCCTACAATCGCATGCGGGACATTTTCGAAGAGGAGGCGCCAGCCGTCATTCTCTATCAGCCGTATGACGTTTATGCCGCGCGCAAGGATGTCCACTGGAAGCCCGTGAGCTTCGAGATGATGGAATTCCGCAACAATCTCAGCTTCGGCTGAACTCGTTAATCGAGAAGGCGGCGCGCGCGAGATGTGCGCGTCGCCCTGGAGGAGCCTAAGTTGTCAAATCTACTAACAGTTCGCGACCTGATCGTTCAGGTGCCGGCGCGCGATATCACAATCATCAACGGTGTCAGTTTTTCACTGGATGCAGGGCAGACGCTTGGACTCGTCGGGGAGTCGGGCTGCGGAAAGAGCATGACATGTTACGCAATAGCCAAGGCATTGCCGCGAGGGATTTCGCAGACGGGCGGAACTATTGAGCTGGACAGTGGACCAAAGGCTGATGGCAAGCCGGCTATTGCCATGATCTATCAGGACCCGACCAGCAGCCTCAATCCGGTTCATTCGATCGGTTATTATCTCGAGAGCAGCCTTTATCGCCATCAGGGTCTGGAGGGCAACGATGCACGGCTCGAGGCCATGCGTCTTCTCGAACGTGTCGGTATCGACCGCGCCAAAAGTCGGCTGCGATCCTATCCTCATGAGTTCTCGGGCGGTATGAACCAGCGCGTCATGATTGCCCACGCGCTCGCTGCGAAGCCCAAGCTGATGATCGCCGACGAGCCCACGACAGCGCTCGATGTCACGACGCAGGCGCAGATCCTTCATCTTCTGGAGGAACTCAGATCTGAAACAGGCATGGCGCTTTTGATCGTGTCGCACGATCTCGGCGTGATCGCCCGCCTCGCGGATCGTGCGGCGGTCATGTATTGCGGAAAGATCGTCGAAACGGCGCCGGTTGCGGAATTGTTGGAGCGTGCAGCGCATCCTTACGCTCGCGCCCTGATCGGCTGCATGCCAACGATCGATGCGGACGACCTGGAGCCGCCAGTACCAATCCCGGGTTCTGTTCCTCTTCTCGATAACCTGCCTGCCGGATGTTATTATCACCCACGCTGTCCCCGCGCGAGCGAACAATGTTCCGTGAGCTTTCCCGGGCCTGTCAACGTCGGCGCGTTCCATGACGCGGCCTGTTACCATCCGGTGAGCCCATGAGTGCGCCTCTTCTTCAGGCCCGCGGGGTCACCAAGGTCTTTCGCCTGAAATCCGGGCTTTTCGTAAAGCCATCGGTACATGTGGCGGTTAATTCAATTGATCTCGAACTTGCGCCGCGTGAGCGGGTAGGTGTCGTCGGTGAATCTGGAAGCGGGAAATCGACACTCGGTAGACTTCTGCTCGGCTTGACCTCCACCACCGAGGGAGAGGTCTTGTTCGAAGGACTCGCGCACACAGATCGTAGCGCGCGAGACTGGTCGACGTTCCGAAAGGAGACCTCCCTGGTTCAGCAAAACCCGCTGTCCGCCCTTAATCCACAAATGACGATCGGCGAGCAAATCGCTGAAGCCGTCTGGGTTCACCGGGTTGCCAACCGCGCGGGCGCGCGTGATCGGGCGGCAACCATGCTGGACCGGGTCGGCCTCTCGAGCGCGATGATGAACCGCTATCCACATCAGATGTCGGGAGGGCAGCGACAAAGAGTTGTTATTGCCCGAGCTTTGATCCTCGACCCCAAATTGGTCGTATTCGATGAGGCGGTATCTGCGCTCGACGTTTCTGTGCAAGCCCAGGTCGTTGCGTTGCTTCGGCAGCTCTGGCAGGAGCTTGATCTGGCGTATGTGTTCATCACCCACGACCTGCGCATCGTTCGCCATCTCGTTGATCGTATTGTCGTGATGTATCTTGGCCGCGTCGTCGAAACCGGCGATATCAAATCTGTCTATGCGTGGCCACGCCATCCCTATACCCGCGCATTGCTTGCCTCCGTCCCCACTATGGACCCGACGGTCCGCAATATTGAACCACCGATCAAGGGGGAACTCGACGCTGGCAAGGTAATGACTGGCTGTGCCTTCCGGTCACGCTGTCCTTTTGCAATCGAAAGATGTGCGAAAGAAACGCCGCTGCTTCGGCCTGCGGGCGGGCAACTGGCAGCGTGCCATAGAGCGGAAGAGTTTCCGAGATCTATAGTCGCGCAGACTGATCCGGCGCAGATGATGGAGGTGGCGCGATGATTAGTTTCATCCTTGCACGCCTCGTTCGAGCGATCATTGTCATGATGCTGACCGTGACGTTTGTCTTCATCATTCTCAGGTTGGGTGGAGATCCAGCTCGGGCCATGTTGGGCGAGAACGCGACGCCAGAGGCGCTGGCAGCATTCCGAACAGCATGGGGCCTGGACAGATCCATTCCTGAACAGTTCCTGATCTATCTCGCCAGCGCGCTCAGAGGCGACTTCGGGGTATCGGCAGCCGACGGTCGTGAGGTATTCACCGTCATCTCCGAACGTATACCCAAGACATTGACGCTGACGATCTCAGCATTCGTGCTAAGCATACTCGTCGGTATCCCCGCGGGAATCATCGCAGCAGTCCGCCGCGACAGTGCCGCCGACAAATCCGTCATGGCAGGCGCTGTTCTCGGCTATAGCGTACCAAATTTCTTGCTCGGACTGACGCTCATCTTCGTGTTTGCCGTCTGGTTTCGTGTGCTGCCGAGCTCGGGAAGTTCCACCTGGCAGCATGCGATCCTGCCCGTTGCGACATTCGGTCTTGTCAATGCGGCTGCGATTGCGCGCTTCGCGCGTTCCGCGCTGATCGAAGTTCTGGAACAGCCCTATATCGCAGCGGCTCGCGCCGATGGTATTCCCAAGTGGGAAGTGGTTATCCGCCACGCGCTCCCGAACGCGGCGATCCCGATGGTGACCATGCTGGGTTTCGTTGCAGCTGGCTTGCTGGGGGGGTCGGCTATC
Proteins encoded:
- a CDS encoding oligopeptide/dipeptide ABC transporter ATP-binding protein encodes the protein MSAPLLQARGVTKVFRLKSGLFVKPSVHVAVNSIDLELAPRERVGVVGESGSGKSTLGRLLLGLTSTTEGEVLFEGLAHTDRSARDWSTFRKETSLVQQNPLSALNPQMTIGEQIAEAVWVHRVANRAGARDRAATMLDRVGLSSAMMNRYPHQMSGGQRQRVVIARALILDPKLVVFDEAVSALDVSVQAQVVALLRQLWQELDLAYVFITHDLRIVRHLVDRIVVMYLGRVVETGDIKSVYAWPRHPYTRALLASVPTMDPTVRNIEPPIKGELDAGKVMTGCAFRSRCPFAIERCAKETPLLRPAGGQLAACHRAEEFPRSIVAQTDPAQMMEVAR
- a CDS encoding DeoR/GlpR family DNA-binding transcription regulator, whose translation is MVFNSTQDRQAKIVELLRDEQFLAIGRLTEHFQISVATARRDLSELHEAGLLRRTHGGAVSVTQVTQDKPNAARAVWNRAEKAAIAGVVAGMIVEGDTVLLDAGTTALEVAKKLADRRNLTFISNGLDIVEELTRGEGKSIYSVGGEYTETNRSFRGPLAEQFIRQFNVDKLILNAASIDVDRGLICTSSPVNASVARAMIEVSSRVIVVADHSKFTKSSLSVTARIEDVGVIVTDSGTRTIIETIPEKLRKKFVVAN
- a CDS encoding Na/Pi cotransporter family protein; its protein translation is MESTIVLINLCGAVALLLFGLAQVKDGASRALGARLRTGLASGTKSSARSFLSGFVATVALQSSTATALMVSSFVERELIKPRMAQVVLLGANVGTAVTAWIVATGIEWVSPALLFVGIILYRGGSTSRQGAGTALLGIALMLLSLHLLSNATEPLRHSPALAAFIGLLENAWPVAMIFSAAIAFASSSSLAAVVLILSLTSTGILSGGLVVALVLGANFGGAIPPVIASLSASAAARRVTLGNLIVRAIGCLLILPVADILASWLSMLPVPASKLPVDAHLALNIGLALLAMPFSRLLARWMGVLIPASEQADNTPKFLDPDELSTPVVALTSAAREVLGVGDLIERMLLRVSDAFQQNNAARLKDIAQLERQVDRLQQEVKVYLSKLGRTGLSEDEGRRSIVIIDYAINLEHIGDIVEKGLLPEVTKKIAHGLKFSDDGFSELTQLFQLTVDNLRIAQTILITRDINLARQLMERKVEVRHMEKQSSERHLERLRDGRTDSLQTSSLHLDILRDLKRINAHIVSVAHPIMDEQGLLGESRLIAGGSAD
- a CDS encoding ABC transporter ATP-binding protein, whose protein sequence is MSNLLTVRDLIVQVPARDITIINGVSFSLDAGQTLGLVGESGCGKSMTCYAIAKALPRGISQTGGTIELDSGPKADGKPAIAMIYQDPTSSLNPVHSIGYYLESSLYRHQGLEGNDARLEAMRLLERVGIDRAKSRLRSYPHEFSGGMNQRVMIAHALAAKPKLMIADEPTTALDVTTQAQILHLLEELRSETGMALLIVSHDLGVIARLADRAAVMYCGKIVETAPVAELLERAAHPYARALIGCMPTIDADDLEPPVPIPGSVPLLDNLPAGCYYHPRCPRASEQCSVSFPGPVNVGAFHDAACYHPVSP
- a CDS encoding ABC transporter permease; the protein is MISFILARLVRAIIVMMLTVTFVFIILRLGGDPARAMLGENATPEALAAFRTAWGLDRSIPEQFLIYLASALRGDFGVSAADGREVFTVISERIPKTLTLTISAFVLSILVGIPAGIIAAVRRDSAADKSVMAGAVLGYSVPNFLLGLTLIFVFAVWFRVLPSSGSSTWQHAILPVATFGLVNAAAIARFARSALIEVLEQPYIAAARADGIPKWEVVIRHALPNAAIPMVTMLGFVAAGLLGGSAIVETVFAWPGLGSGFVRAITLSDLNVVQAMILLFTAFMVTINLIVDVLYAVLNPKIRLQKNG
- the gtfA gene encoding sucrose phosphorylase; the protein is MQNKVQFITYVDRLTRGGFRQLKELVDGKFAGLFGGVHVLPFFNPIDGADAGFDPTDHTIVDPRLGDWEDVRALSGSVEIMADLIVNHVSSQSGAFTDFIAKGSASEFADMFMTFDKVFPDGATEEDLLRIYRPRPGLPFSKVTLADGTQRMLWTTFTPEQIDIDVHSAKGTTYLETILDRFSEANVTAIRLDAAGYAIKKAGSSCFMIDDTYAFLEEVAGKARNRGMEVLVEIHSYHRDQIEIAKKVDRVYDFALPPLILHALFTGDATPLAKWLAISPRNAITVLDTHDGIGVIDVGAHSDGRAGLLEPQAIDNLVGEIHRRSDGQSRQATGAAASNLDLYQVNCTYYDALGRNDNDYLIARAIQFFAPGIPQVYYVGLLGGVNDMDLLAKTGVGRDINRHYYGNDEIGTALETPLFHRLSNLIRFRNTHPAFGGALKATIADAGALVLSWQHGDAFAELKISFADRKASIAASGQSEMQIVE
- a CDS encoding ABC transporter substrate-binding protein, encoding MLKTNRRNFMMGTAAIAVASTAGAKFTFAQERRALRLGVNGLPNSLEPVNAISNVGPRIVNQIFDTLIARDFFAKGAPGNAIDLVPALAESWERIDEKSVRFKLRQKVMFHDGVELTADDVAYTFSSERLWGPEAIKKIPLGKSYSLDFDEPVVEDKYTVTLRTKTPSYLIETFVASWMSRIVPKEYYKKLGAVDFGNKPVGTGPYKFVEFVAGDRVVLEANDAYWGPKPTASKITYQIVAEPATRVAGLISGEYDIITTLTPDDIQLINSYPDLETRGTLIENFHMFTFNMNQEVFKDKKLRRALALAVNRPIMVEALWKKQASIPAGFNFPNYGETFDPKRKAMEYNVEEAKRLVKESGYDGTPITYHTMGNYYANAMPALMMMIEMWKQIGVNVVMKTYAPGSFPPDNQTWMRNWSNGQWMTDAYATIVPEFGPNGQVQKRWGWKAPAEFNELCQKVTVLPNGKERFDAYNRMRDIFEEEAPAVILYQPYDVYAARKDVHWKPVSFEMMEFRNNLSFG
- the traR gene encoding autoinducer-binding transcriptional regulator TraR; this encodes MQHWLDKLTDLAAIQGDECILKDGLADLAEHFGFTGYAYLHIQHKHTIAVTNYHRDWRSAYFENNFDKLDPVVKRAKSRKHVFAWSGEQERSRLSKEERAFYAHAADFGIRSGITIPIKTANGSMSMFTLASERPAIDLDREIDAAAAAGAVGQLHARISFLQTTPTVEDAAWLDPKEATYLRWIAVGMTMEEVADVEGVKYNSVRVKLREAMKRFDVRSKAHLTALAIRRKLI